A portion of the Achromobacter sp. MFA1 R4 genome contains these proteins:
- a CDS encoding amino acid ABC transporter permease: MHYIFDFSAIFQGEYPDWLLRGLITTLALAGLAWILAFFVGSLLAVIRLTGSPIANGVVATYVAFHRNVPMLVHILFWYFGVPALLPQGVTDWLNSHGSEFILSCIAIGLVMSAYVCEDLRSAVRGIPPGQVEASRALGLSFLKTMRKVILPQAFRIAIPPLLNQTLLLLKNTSLAMAIGVTELTAAAREIENNTFRTFEAYAVVTVIYLVLSFLIMGGGAILQRRYRPLGVR, encoded by the coding sequence ATGCATTACATCTTCGACTTCAGCGCCATTTTCCAGGGCGAGTATCCGGACTGGCTGCTCAGGGGGTTGATCACCACCCTGGCGCTGGCCGGGCTGGCCTGGATCCTGGCGTTCTTCGTGGGCAGCCTGCTGGCGGTGATCCGCCTGACGGGCTCGCCCATCGCCAATGGGGTGGTCGCGACGTATGTCGCGTTCCACCGCAACGTGCCCATGCTGGTGCACATTCTGTTCTGGTATTTCGGCGTTCCGGCGCTGCTGCCGCAAGGCGTGACCGACTGGCTCAACAGCCACGGCAGCGAATTCATCCTGTCCTGCATCGCGATCGGGCTGGTGATGTCGGCCTATGTCTGCGAAGACCTGCGCAGCGCGGTGCGCGGCATCCCGCCGGGGCAGGTCGAGGCGTCGCGCGCCCTGGGCCTGAGCTTTCTGAAGACGATGCGCAAGGTCATCCTGCCGCAGGCGTTCCGCATCGCGATTCCGCCGTTGCTCAACCAGACCCTGCTGCTGCTCAAGAACACCAGCCTGGCGATGGCCATCGGCGTGACCGAGCTGACGGCGGCCGCGCGCGAGATCGAGAACAACACGTTCCGCACCTTCGAGGCCTATGCCGTGGTGACGGTGATCTACCTCGTGCTGTCGTTCCTGATCATGGGCGGCGGCGCGATCCTGCAACGACGCTACCGTCCGCTGGGAGTGCGCTGA
- a CDS encoding aspartate carbamoyltransferase, producing MLNPQLDRRGELTHLLTTEGLPRRHVERLLEMARAQACAADATPHAASGMPVFLCLPDAHAADRDAYAAAAASLSMLPVPLQAGADEALAETVGALAPGVLVLRHAQSGAAHCAAAHAATGLHVLNAGDGRHADPVPALALVQAILDAKPDLTRLVVTLLGDIRHSRLARSAIHLLTTLGVPEVRVAAPRTLLPEGLPQLGVRACATLQESLRDADVVIALPLNVEDISGAQLPSAREYACTHGLTPAALALAKPDVMVLPAGRLAPGVEVDGDIAAGLEPAEARLAALAQPLRAAVLRVLAGDLT from the coding sequence ATGCTCAATCCGCAACTTGATCGCCGCGGCGAACTCACGCATCTGCTGACCACCGAGGGCCTGCCGCGCCGTCACGTCGAACGGCTGCTGGAGATGGCGCGCGCGCAGGCGTGCGCCGCCGATGCGACGCCGCATGCGGCGTCGGGCATGCCGGTGTTCCTGTGCCTGCCCGACGCGCACGCCGCCGACCGCGACGCCTACGCCGCCGCCGCGGCCAGCCTGTCTATGCTGCCGGTGCCGCTGCAGGCAGGCGCCGACGAGGCGCTCGCCGAAACAGTCGGCGCGCTCGCCCCGGGCGTGCTGGTGCTGCGCCACGCCCAGAGCGGCGCGGCCCACTGCGCCGCCGCGCATGCCGCGACCGGCCTGCATGTGCTCAATGCGGGCGACGGCCGGCACGCCGATCCTGTGCCTGCGCTGGCGCTGGTGCAGGCCATCCTCGACGCCAAGCCCGACCTCACCCGCCTCGTCGTGACCCTGTTGGGCGACATCCGCCATTCGCGCCTGGCGCGGTCCGCCATCCATCTGCTGACCACGCTGGGCGTGCCCGAAGTGCGCGTTGCGGCGCCGCGCACGCTGCTGCCCGAGGGCCTGCCTCAACTGGGTGTGCGCGCGTGCGCGACCCTGCAGGAGAGCCTGCGCGACGCGGATGTGGTCATCGCGCTGCCGCTGAACGTTGAAGACATCAGCGGCGCGCAACTGCCATCCGCCCGCGAGTACGCCTGCACCCACGGACTGACGCCGGCTGCGCTGGCGCTCGCCAAGCCTGACGTCATGGTGTTGCCCGCCGGCCGGCTGGCGCCCGGCGTGGAAGTGGACGGCGACATCGCGGCCGGGCTGGAGCCTGCCGAGGCCCGTCTCGCGGCGCTGGCGCAGCCGCTGCGCGCCGCCGTCCTGCGCGTGCTCGCCGGAGACCTGACATGA
- a CDS encoding dihydroorotase, with the protein MRLHIANGRLIDPANGVDGQHDLYLAQGRVVAVGAAPDGFQADRRIDASGLAVLPGLIDLSARVAQAGHAGHAGQMGQMGHTGHTGQAGFAPAELRAALAGGVTRLVLPPDAEGPPDEPGKVEALMRHAQPGQCAIHPLGAMTVGLAGETLTEMALLAQAGCIAFSQGESGVADTRVLWGATHYASGLGQALWLRAQDPWLARETVAASGPYAARLGLEGLPAQAETVALHTIFELQRATGARVHLARLSTAAGLDLLRAARREGLPVTADVSANSLHLTDVDIGFFDTNHRLNPPLRGQRDRDAIQAALADGVVDALCSDHTPVDARGKAAPFASATPGATGLELLLSLALKWARDSRRPIGEALARVTSGPAAVLAAVAPRIGPCGHLGVGAPADLCLADLDAEWMVMPGALQSRGVHTPFAGMMLPGRVRATVVGGEPAWETPV; encoded by the coding sequence ATGAGGCTGCACATCGCCAACGGCCGCCTGATCGATCCCGCGAACGGCGTGGATGGCCAGCACGATCTCTACCTCGCGCAAGGCCGCGTCGTCGCGGTGGGCGCGGCGCCCGACGGATTCCAGGCCGACCGCCGCATCGACGCCAGCGGCCTGGCGGTGCTGCCGGGCCTGATCGACCTGTCGGCGCGCGTCGCGCAAGCGGGGCATGCGGGGCATGCCGGCCAGATGGGCCAGATGGGCCATACGGGCCATACAGGCCAGGCGGGCTTCGCGCCCGCCGAGTTGCGCGCGGCGTTGGCCGGCGGCGTGACGCGGCTGGTGCTGCCGCCCGACGCCGAAGGCCCGCCCGACGAGCCCGGCAAGGTCGAGGCGCTGATGCGCCATGCCCAGCCCGGGCAATGCGCGATCCATCCGCTGGGGGCCATGACCGTGGGGCTGGCCGGCGAGACGCTGACGGAAATGGCGCTGCTGGCGCAGGCGGGCTGCATCGCCTTCTCGCAGGGCGAATCCGGCGTTGCCGATACGCGGGTGCTGTGGGGCGCGACGCACTATGCCAGCGGCCTGGGCCAGGCGCTGTGGCTGCGTGCGCAGGACCCCTGGCTGGCACGCGAGACCGTGGCGGCCAGCGGTCCCTACGCCGCGCGCCTGGGCCTCGAAGGCCTGCCCGCGCAGGCGGAGACCGTGGCGCTGCACACGATCTTCGAATTGCAGCGCGCGACGGGCGCGCGCGTGCATCTGGCGCGCCTGTCCACGGCGGCGGGGCTGGATCTGCTGCGCGCGGCCCGGCGCGAGGGCCTGCCGGTCACGGCCGACGTGTCCGCCAACAGCCTGCACCTGACCGACGTGGACATCGGCTTTTTCGACACGAATCATCGCCTGAATCCGCCGCTGCGCGGCCAGCGCGACCGCGACGCGATCCAGGCTGCCCTGGCCGACGGCGTGGTAGATGCCCTGTGTTCGGACCATACGCCGGTCGACGCGCGCGGCAAGGCCGCGCCGTTCGCGTCCGCCACGCCCGGCGCGACCGGACTGGAGCTGTTGCTGTCGCTGGCCCTGAAGTGGGCGCGCGACAGCCGCCGGCCCATCGGCGAAGCCCTTGCGCGCGTGACCTCGGGCCCGGCCGCCGTGCTGGCCGCCGTCGCGCCGCGCATCGGGCCTTGCGGCCACCTGGGCGTGGGGGCGCCGGCGGATCTGTGCCTGGCGGACCTGGACGCCGAATGGATGGTCATGCCCGGCGCGTTGCAGAGCCGCGGCGTCCATACACCTTTCGCAGGTATGATGCTGCCCGGCCGGGTACGCGCCACCGTGGTCGGTGGCGAGCCGGCCTGGGAGACTCCAGTTTGA
- a CDS encoding 1-acyl-sn-glycerol-3-phosphate acyltransferase — protein sequence MKLLRFVLRLSLVLPLIVFGLLCVGLAYPLMRPAARARLNRRWSRWLMAACGLKVYFKGEPRLEGPVLLVANHVSWIDIFVLNSARATSFVAKSEIRAWPVIGWLVAGAGTLFIERGQRHAVHAMGESMQVRFKQGDAVGLFPEGTTSEGFDLLPFHASLFEPARSAAVEIQPVALRFLQHGKRSGYAAFVGEESLVANLWRVLGVTGLAVEVVFLPPLAARHPDGSLPTRLELSHQARDAILSVL from the coding sequence TTGAAGCTGCTGCGCTTTGTCCTACGGCTGAGCCTTGTCCTGCCCCTGATCGTGTTCGGCCTGCTCTGCGTGGGCCTGGCCTATCCCCTGATGCGCCCCGCGGCCCGCGCGCGGCTGAACCGCCGCTGGTCGCGCTGGCTGATGGCGGCCTGTGGACTGAAGGTCTACTTCAAGGGCGAGCCGCGCCTGGAAGGCCCAGTGCTGCTGGTGGCGAACCACGTGTCGTGGATCGACATCTTCGTGCTCAACTCGGCCCGTGCAACGTCGTTCGTGGCCAAGAGCGAAATCCGCGCCTGGCCCGTGATCGGGTGGCTGGTCGCCGGCGCGGGCACGCTGTTCATCGAACGCGGCCAACGCCACGCCGTGCATGCGATGGGCGAATCGATGCAGGTCCGCTTCAAGCAGGGCGACGCCGTCGGCCTGTTCCCGGAGGGCACGACGAGCGAAGGCTTCGATCTGCTGCCCTTTCACGCCAGCCTGTTCGAGCCCGCGCGCTCGGCGGCCGTGGAAATCCAGCCCGTCGCGCTGCGATTCCTGCAGCACGGCAAGCGCAGCGGCTACGCGGCATTCGTCGGCGAGGAGTCGCTGGTGGCCAATCTCTGGCGCGTGCTGGGCGTGACGGGGCTGGCCGTTGAAGTCGTATTCCTGCCGCCGCTGGCGGCGCGTCATCCCGATGGCAGCCTGCCGACGCGGCTTGAGCTGTCGCACCAGGCCCGGGACGCGATTCTGAGCGTGCTCTGA
- a CDS encoding amino acid ABC transporter permease — MWDILKDNWLLLLIGQYPHGPIGGLAATLGLAAVSLALALPCGVLLALGRISPYRIFYWPSSAVVYLVRGLPLLMFIFWAYFFVPLIIGRPVAGTTTMVVALVCYESAYLAEIIRAGIQALPPGQQEASRALGLSYLQTMRRVILPQALYNMLPSMLSQFVSTVKETSLAYVISVQELTYAANQINSVLLTKPFEVFGLLALTYFVLNFGLSSLVHLTERRIGRRRAGLAPMQKVVPT, encoded by the coding sequence ATGTGGGACATCCTCAAAGACAATTGGCTGCTGCTCCTGATCGGCCAGTATCCGCATGGCCCCATCGGGGGCCTGGCGGCCACCCTGGGCCTGGCCGCGGTCAGCCTGGCGCTGGCGCTGCCGTGCGGCGTGCTGCTGGCGCTGGGCCGCATCAGTCCCTACCGGATCTTCTACTGGCCGTCCTCGGCCGTGGTCTATCTGGTGCGCGGGCTGCCGCTGCTGATGTTCATTTTCTGGGCGTACTTCTTCGTGCCGCTCATCATCGGCCGTCCCGTCGCGGGCACGACCACCATGGTGGTCGCGCTGGTCTGCTACGAAAGCGCCTATCTGGCCGAGATCATCCGCGCCGGCATCCAGGCCCTGCCGCCCGGCCAGCAGGAGGCCAGCCGGGCGCTCGGCCTGTCGTACCTGCAGACCATGCGACGGGTCATCCTGCCGCAGGCGCTCTACAACATGCTGCCCAGCATGCTGAGCCAGTTCGTGTCCACGGTGAAGGAAACGTCGCTGGCGTACGTGATCAGCGTGCAGGAGCTGACCTATGCCGCCAACCAGATCAACAGCGTGCTGCTGACCAAGCCCTTCGAGGTCTTCGGGCTGCTGGCGCTGACCTATTTCGTCCTGAATTTTGGCCTGAGTTCCCTGGTGCACCTGACCGAACGCCGTATCGGCAGGCGGCGCGCCGGACTTGCGCCCATGCAAAAAGTGGTGCCGACATGA
- a CDS encoding RraA family protein, which produces MASISTGARILPASPVAPASILEALAGIVTPHLSDNLARREGITGLRRYSGGGKLVGTALTVKTRPGDNLLIYKAMMQIEPGHVLVIDAGGDLSNAVLGEIMKRYLQIHGCAGVVVDGAIRDVAAFEADSFPCYARGHIHRGPYKDGPGEVNVPVSIGGQVIQPGDILVGDEDGLVSFAPSDAEALIAAARAHADKEARIMAEIATGAKTQSWMQAAFAAKGLA; this is translated from the coding sequence ATGGCTTCCATTTCCACCGGCGCACGCATATTGCCGGCATCCCCCGTCGCTCCCGCTTCCATCCTCGAAGCGCTTGCCGGCATCGTCACCCCGCATCTGAGCGACAACCTCGCGCGCCGCGAAGGCATCACCGGCCTGCGCCGCTACAGCGGCGGCGGCAAGCTGGTGGGCACCGCGCTGACCGTCAAGACCCGGCCCGGCGACAACCTGCTGATCTACAAGGCCATGATGCAGATCGAGCCGGGCCACGTCCTGGTGATCGACGCGGGCGGCGACCTGTCCAACGCCGTGCTCGGCGAAATCATGAAGCGCTACCTGCAGATCCACGGCTGCGCAGGCGTCGTCGTCGACGGCGCCATCCGCGATGTCGCGGCCTTCGAGGCCGACAGCTTCCCGTGCTATGCGCGCGGCCACATCCATCGCGGTCCCTACAAGGACGGCCCGGGCGAGGTCAATGTGCCGGTTTCGATCGGCGGGCAGGTGATCCAGCCCGGCGACATCCTGGTGGGCGACGAGGACGGGCTGGTGAGCTTTGCGCCGTCGGACGCCGAGGCGCTGATCGCCGCGGCGCGCGCCCATGCCGACAAGGAAGCGCGCATCATGGCCGAAATCGCCACCGGCGCGAAGACGCAGAGCTGGATGCAGGCCGCCTTTGCCGCGAAGGGGCTGGCATGA
- a CDS encoding aminotransferase class I/II-fold pyridoxal phosphate-dependent enzyme, translating to MNAAASEFLAERARAIKPSPSMMAKSRVDQLRAQGRDIIDFTVGEPDLPTPGHIVQAGIDALNSGDIRYTSSVGARPLLEAVRAKFQHENGLAYGLDELIVGVGAKQLIFTALAATVQAGDEVIIPAPYWVSYPDMVLVNDGTPVVVACPESDGFKLTPAALERAITPRTKWVLLNTPSNPTGAMYDADELRALAQVLARHPQVWLMTDEIYEHLAYGGARHMSPAAVSPELAARTLTINGVSKAYAMTGWRLGYAGGPKPLIKAMATLISQSTSCVSAISQSAARVALSADQQCVHDAAALFHERRDRIVALLNEVPGIRCPVPQGAFYVYPSVEGLLGRRTPSGRTLQSDLDVVMFLLDEAGVAALDGAAYGLSPYLRLSFATSMENIEEGCRRIRQACAALT from the coding sequence ATGAACGCCGCCGCAAGCGAATTCCTGGCCGAACGGGCCCGCGCCATCAAACCGTCGCCCAGCATGATGGCCAAGAGCCGGGTGGACCAGTTGCGCGCGCAGGGCCGCGACATCATCGACTTCACGGTGGGCGAACCGGATCTGCCCACGCCCGGCCATATCGTCCAGGCCGGCATCGACGCGCTCAACAGCGGCGATATCCGCTACACCTCGTCCGTCGGCGCCCGGCCCTTGCTGGAGGCCGTGCGTGCCAAGTTCCAGCACGAAAACGGCCTGGCGTACGGGCTGGATGAACTCATCGTCGGCGTGGGCGCCAAGCAGCTGATCTTCACGGCGCTGGCCGCCACGGTGCAGGCGGGCGACGAAGTCATCATTCCCGCGCCGTACTGGGTGTCCTATCCCGACATGGTGCTGGTCAACGACGGCACGCCGGTGGTGGTGGCCTGCCCGGAATCCGACGGGTTCAAGCTGACGCCGGCCGCGCTGGAACGCGCCATCACCCCGCGCACGAAGTGGGTGCTGTTGAACACGCCAAGCAACCCCACCGGCGCGATGTACGACGCGGACGAACTGCGCGCGCTGGCGCAGGTGCTGGCGCGGCATCCGCAGGTCTGGCTCATGACCGACGAGATCTATGAACACCTGGCCTACGGCGGGGCGCGCCATATGTCGCCCGCCGCCGTGTCGCCCGAGCTGGCCGCGCGCACGCTGACGATCAACGGCGTGTCCAAGGCGTATGCAATGACCGGCTGGCGCCTTGGCTACGCGGGCGGCCCCAAGCCTCTCATCAAGGCGATGGCCACGCTGATCTCGCAAAGCACGAGCTGCGTCAGCGCGATCAGCCAGTCGGCCGCGCGCGTCGCGTTGTCGGCCGACCAGCAATGCGTGCATGACGCGGCTGCCCTGTTCCATGAACGGCGCGACCGCATCGTGGCCCTGCTCAACGAGGTGCCCGGCATCCGCTGCCCGGTTCCGCAAGGCGCGTTCTACGTCTACCCGTCGGTCGAGGGCCTGCTCGGCCGGCGCACGCCGTCCGGCCGCACGCTGCAAAGCGACCTGGACGTGGTGATGTTCCTGCTGGACGAGGCGGGCGTGGCCGCGCTGGACGGCGCCGCCTATGGCTTGTCGCCGTACCTGCGGCTGAGCTTCGCGACCTCGATGGAGAACATCGAAGAGGGCTGCCGCCGCATTCGCCAGGCCTGCGCCGCGCTGACCTGA
- a CDS encoding ABC transporter substrate-binding protein gives MKTVISSLVAAVGLAATLAPAAHADTLQDIKARGKFICGTMGTAEPFSFQDPKTRGIVGYEVDVCQALADSLGVPLELKLIAVEARIPELIAGRVDVVAANLGWSPERAKQIDYSHQHFVSLQKVLSRASDKDLKAPADLAGKRVSAVRGSSSEQGARKHIPNVEPVTFKDPSGAFLALQQGKVSGFVGSELMLVKLQNQAASSAVPVKILEPALFVEPWGVGVRKGDTAMLNQVNKVLDGMEASGQAAKTFDKWFGAGTQFNIKRDFRIEAIKG, from the coding sequence ATGAAAACCGTTATCTCCTCCTTGGTGGCCGCCGTCGGCCTGGCCGCCACGCTCGCGCCCGCCGCCCACGCCGACACGCTGCAGGACATCAAGGCGCGCGGCAAGTTCATCTGCGGCACCATGGGGACGGCCGAGCCGTTCAGCTTCCAGGATCCGAAGACCCGCGGCATCGTCGGCTATGAAGTCGACGTGTGCCAGGCCCTGGCCGACAGCCTGGGTGTGCCGCTCGAACTCAAGCTGATCGCCGTCGAGGCCCGCATCCCCGAGCTGATCGCCGGCCGCGTGGACGTGGTGGCCGCCAACCTGGGCTGGTCGCCGGAGCGCGCCAAGCAGATCGACTATTCGCACCAGCATTTCGTGAGCCTGCAGAAGGTGCTGTCGCGCGCATCGGACAAGGACCTGAAGGCGCCGGCGGACCTGGCCGGCAAGCGGGTCAGCGCGGTGCGCGGCTCGTCGTCCGAGCAAGGCGCGCGCAAGCACATCCCCAATGTCGAACCCGTCACGTTCAAGGATCCCAGCGGCGCCTTCCTGGCCCTGCAGCAGGGCAAGGTGAGCGGCTTCGTCGGGTCGGAGCTGATGCTGGTCAAGCTGCAGAACCAGGCCGCCTCCAGCGCGGTCCCGGTCAAGATCCTGGAGCCGGCGCTCTTCGTCGAGCCGTGGGGCGTGGGCGTGCGCAAGGGCGACACCGCCATGCTGAACCAGGTGAACAAGGTGCTGGACGGCATGGAGGCATCCGGCCAGGCCGCCAAGACCTTCGACAAGTGGTTCGGCGCGGGCACGCAGTTCAACATCAAGCGCGACTTCCGCATCGAAGCCATCAAGGGTTGA
- a CDS encoding YqgE/AlgH family protein, producing MTEKHHEDATTQAANFANQFLIAMPGMVEGSLAGSVIYVCEHTERGALGLVINRPTDLTLGTLFERIDLTLEIGPVKDTFVFFGGPVQTDRGFVLHAPAGDYSSSIKLGDMALTTSRDVLQAVADGNGPARMLVTLGYAGWGAGQLESEMGQNAWLSVGADAHIIFEVPPEERYPAALKLLGIDPVMLAGDAGHA from the coding sequence ATGACGGAAAAGCACCACGAAGACGCCACGACGCAGGCGGCCAATTTCGCCAATCAGTTCCTGATCGCCATGCCGGGCATGGTGGAAGGAAGCCTGGCTGGCTCCGTCATCTACGTGTGCGAACACACCGAACGCGGCGCGCTGGGCCTGGTCATCAACCGGCCCACCGACCTGACCCTGGGCACGCTGTTCGAGCGTATCGACCTGACGCTGGAAATCGGACCGGTGAAGGACACGTTCGTCTTTTTCGGCGGACCGGTCCAGACGGATCGCGGGTTCGTGCTGCACGCGCCCGCCGGCGACTACAGCTCCAGCATCAAGCTGGGCGACATGGCGCTGACCACCTCGCGCGATGTGCTGCAGGCCGTGGCCGACGGCAACGGTCCTGCGCGCATGCTGGTCACGCTGGGTTATGCCGGCTGGGGCGCGGGCCAGCTCGAAAGCGAGATGGGCCAGAACGCCTGGTTGAGCGTGGGCGCGGACGCCCACATCATCTTCGAGGTGCCGCCCGAGGAACGCTATCCCGCCGCGCTCAAGCTGCTGGGCATCGATCCCGTCATGCTGGCCGGCGACGCGGGCCATGCCTGA
- a CDS encoding rubredoxin, giving the protein MRTWMCLICGWVYDEEAGLPDEGIAPGTRWEDVPPNWVCPECGARKEDFELMEI; this is encoded by the coding sequence ATGCGTACTTGGATGTGTCTGATTTGTGGCTGGGTCTATGACGAAGAGGCCGGCCTGCCCGACGAGGGCATTGCGCCCGGCACCCGCTGGGAAGACGTGCCGCCCAATTGGGTCTGTCCCGAATGCGGCGCCCGCAAAGAGGACTTTGAGCTGATGGAAATCTGA
- a CDS encoding LysR family transcriptional regulator, which translates to MLTFKQIEALYWTVRLGTFSASAQKLHTTQSAITKRIQELEADFDIALFDRSGHRAELTARGHEIYALAEQMLGHRDRLLARLKGQHTLTGTFRFGITEITAMTWLPALIRLLRAHYPRITLEPHIDLGADLLKRLQAGQLDMAFLHGEFAEPNLQVVALQRLEFAWMGSPDLIDASRIYTPADIARLPLLRQSRESGLNMIYDGWLRPHTAASNIFTINSLIAMAGLTAAGFGVSCLPRDYFADMVAARQLVIARTSVAPPQSVYSAMFRRDADVAFCESVAELAESCCEFSAGWR; encoded by the coding sequence ATGCTGACTTTCAAGCAAATCGAGGCCTTGTACTGGACGGTGCGGCTGGGCACGTTTTCGGCCTCGGCGCAAAAGCTGCACACCACGCAATCGGCGATCACCAAGCGCATCCAGGAGCTGGAAGCCGACTTCGATATCGCGCTTTTCGACCGATCCGGACACCGTGCCGAGCTCACGGCGCGCGGCCACGAAATCTATGCGCTGGCCGAACAGATGCTGGGTCACCGGGACCGCCTGCTTGCGCGGCTGAAGGGGCAGCACACGCTGACGGGCACCTTCCGTTTCGGCATCACCGAAATCACGGCGATGACCTGGCTGCCCGCCCTGATCCGCCTGCTGCGCGCCCACTATCCGCGCATCACGCTGGAACCGCACATCGACCTGGGCGCCGACCTGCTCAAGCGGTTGCAGGCGGGACAATTGGACATGGCTTTCCTGCATGGGGAATTCGCCGAACCGAACCTGCAGGTCGTGGCGCTGCAGCGCCTGGAATTCGCGTGGATGGGCAGCCCCGACCTGATCGACGCCAGCCGCATCTACACGCCCGCCGACATCGCCCGGCTGCCGCTCTTGCGCCAGAGCCGCGAGTCCGGACTGAACATGATCTACGACGGCTGGCTGCGGCCCCACACGGCCGCCAGCAACATCTTCACCATCAACAGCCTGATCGCCATGGCGGGCCTGACGGCCGCCGGCTTCGGCGTCAGTTGCCTGCCGCGCGACTACTTCGCCGACATGGTCGCCGCCAGGCAACTGGTGATTGCGCGGACCAGCGTCGCGCCGCCCCAATCGGTCTACAGCGCGATGTTCCGCCGCGACGCCGATGTGGCGTTTTGCGAAAGCGTGGCGGAACTGGCCGAGAGCTGCTGTGAATTTTCAGCGGGGTGGCGGTAG
- the ruvX gene encoding Holliday junction resolvase RuvX — MPEETLLAFDFGEKKIGIAIGNTLTRQARPLEIIFSEVRDARFGRIAALLQEWQPHRVVVGLALDAEGGEQPATARCRRFANQLHGRFGVAVELVDERGSSMEAQRLLGTHAADDAMAAAVILQRYLDALPAA; from the coding sequence ATGCCTGAAGAAACGCTGCTGGCCTTCGACTTCGGCGAGAAGAAGATCGGCATTGCCATCGGCAACACGCTGACGCGCCAGGCGCGCCCGCTCGAAATCATTTTCAGCGAGGTCCGCGATGCCCGCTTCGGCCGCATCGCGGCGCTGCTGCAGGAGTGGCAGCCGCATCGCGTCGTGGTCGGACTGGCGCTGGACGCCGAGGGCGGCGAGCAGCCCGCCACGGCCCGCTGCCGGCGGTTTGCCAACCAGCTTCATGGCCGCTTCGGCGTTGCCGTCGAACTCGTGGACGAACGCGGCTCCAGCATGGAGGCGCAACGCCTGCTGGGCACGCACGCCGCCGACGATGCGATGGCCGCGGCGGTTATCCTGCAACGCTATCTGGATGCCTTGCCCGCGGCGTGA